The following are encoded in a window of Sulfurimonas sp. C5 genomic DNA:
- a CDS encoding nucleotide sugar dehydrogenase — MKNCKICIIGLGYVGLPLAHAFSKKYQVVGFDINNSRIQELKNGFDRTDELNEAQVNEAIKNGMKFSTNIDDIKDCNIYIITVPTPIDKKKKPDLTPLIKSSQTVGKVLKKDDIVIYESTVYPGVTEEVCVPELENTSGLKFNIDFFAGYSPERINPGDKEHTVTKILKVTAGSTPEIANKVDELYASIITAGTHKCSSIKIAEAAKVIENTQRDVNIALINELALVFNTMNINTNEVIDAAATKWNFIKLKPGLVGGHCIGVDPYYLTYKAEELGYKPNLILGARQINDGMGKYVAERTIKLMIKKGLPIKNSKVLILGITFKENCPDVRNSKIVDIVSELSEYGCKIDIYDSWADAQEVKDEYNLDLVGKYNLEEYKAIILAVAHDEFKTLDLKISSSKVVYDIKGLLIEADGRL, encoded by the coding sequence ATGAAAAATTGTAAAATATGTATAATAGGTTTAGGTTATGTTGGACTACCACTGGCACATGCATTTTCTAAAAAATATCAGGTAGTAGGATTTGATATCAATAATAGTAGAATACAAGAGCTCAAAAATGGCTTTGATAGAACTGATGAGTTAAATGAAGCTCAAGTAAATGAAGCTATCAAAAATGGTATGAAATTTTCAACTAATATTGATGATATAAAAGATTGTAATATATATATTATTACAGTACCAACTCCTATTGATAAGAAGAAGAAACCAGATTTGACTCCACTTATTAAATCTTCTCAAACGGTTGGAAAAGTTCTAAAAAAAGATGATATTGTAATTTATGAATCAACTGTATATCCAGGTGTAACTGAAGAAGTATGTGTACCTGAATTAGAAAATACAAGTGGACTAAAATTTAATATTGATTTTTTTGCTGGGTACAGTCCAGAAAGAATCAATCCCGGGGATAAAGAACATACGGTTACAAAGATATTAAAAGTTACTGCAGGTAGTACTCCTGAAATAGCAAATAAAGTAGATGAACTTTACGCATCAATTATTACAGCAGGTACTCATAAATGTAGTTCAATAAAAATAGCAGAAGCTGCGAAAGTAATTGAAAATACTCAAAGAGATGTAAACATAGCTTTAATAAATGAGTTAGCACTTGTTTTTAATACTATGAATATAAATACAAATGAAGTAATAGATGCAGCTGCAACAAAATGGAATTTTATAAAATTAAAGCCAGGACTAGTTGGAGGGCACTGTATAGGTGTTGATCCATACTATTTAACTTATAAAGCTGAAGAATTGGGTTATAAACCAAACCTTATCTTAGGTGCAAGGCAAATCAATGATGGTATGGGAAAATATGTAGCTGAAAGAACTATCAAGCTGATGATAAAAAAAGGTTTACCTATTAAAAACTCTAAAGTATTAATCCTAGGAATTACATTTAAAGAAAATTGTCCTGATGTTAGAAATTCAAAAATAGTAGATATTGTTTCAGAACTTAGTGAATATGGTTGCAAGATAGATATTTATGATTCTTGGGCGGATGCTCAAGAAGTTAAAGATGAGTACAACTTAGATTTAGTAGGAAAATATAATCTTGAAGAGTATAAAGCTATTATTTTAGCAGTTGCTCATGATGAGTTTAAAACACTTGATTTAAAAATAAGTTCTAGTAAAGTTGTTTATGATATCAAGGGATTATTAATAGAAGCTGATGGAAGATTATAG
- a CDS encoding NeuD/PglB/VioB family sugar acetyltransferase codes for MSKEKVLLIGGGGHCHSVIDVLEQENKYKIMGIIDKPELKGKKILGYEVIGSDDDLQTIFQNCKNAVITIGHIQSNKIRVQLFQKLKEIGFSLPIVISPIAYVSKYAQIGEGSIVMHHALVNANAKIGVNCIINSKALVEHDVIIEDNCHIATASVVNGGVTVKVNTFYGSNAVSKQDVEIQGFVKAGSILK; via the coding sequence ATGAGTAAAGAAAAAGTTTTATTAATTGGTGGTGGTGGGCATTGTCATAGTGTTATAGATGTACTGGAACAAGAAAATAAGTATAAGATTATGGGGATTATCGATAAACCGGAATTAAAAGGGAAAAAAATTTTAGGTTATGAAGTGATAGGGAGTGATGATGATTTACAAACTATATTTCAAAATTGTAAAAATGCAGTTATTACTATTGGACATATTCAGTCGAATAAAATACGTGTTCAATTATTTCAAAAGTTGAAAGAGATAGGTTTTTCACTACCTATTGTAATATCTCCAATTGCTTATGTATCTAAGTATGCTCAAATAGGAGAAGGTAGTATTGTAATGCATCATGCTCTTGTCAATGCAAACGCTAAAATAGGTGTAAATTGTATTATCAATTCAAAAGCATTAGTTGAACATGATGTGATAATTGAAGATAATTGTCATATTGCAACTGCAAGTGTTGTCAATGGTGGTGTGACAGTAAAAGTAAATACTTTTTATGGAAGTAATGCAGTTTCAAAACAGGATGTAGAAATACAAGGTTTTGTAAAAGCAGGGAGTATACTAAAATGA
- the neuB gene encoding N-acetylneuraminate synthase, with protein sequence MKKVFIIAEAGVNHNGSIDLAKQLIDVAVEAGADAVKFQTFKTENLVSKNAQKADYQKETTDQEESQFDMIKKLELDIDTHKELISYCEQKKIMFLSTPFDHDSIELLNNLGLEIFKIPSGEITNLPYLRDIGKLNKKVILSTGMADIGEIEDALDVLVATGTTKDNITVLHANTEYPTPMQDVNLKAMMTIGNTFDITYGYSDHTLGIEVPIAAVAMGAICIEKHFTLDKTMEGPDHKASLEPDELKEMIKTIRNIELALGSSIKKPSQSESKNIVIARKSIVASTDIQKGDILSEKNIVVKRPGNGISPMRWDEVIGSIAQKNYQKDELI encoded by the coding sequence ATGAAAAAAGTCTTTATTATTGCAGAAGCAGGAGTTAATCATAATGGTTCTATTGATTTAGCAAAACAACTTATTGATGTAGCTGTTGAAGCAGGTGCTGATGCAGTGAAATTTCAAACTTTTAAAACAGAAAACCTTGTTTCTAAAAATGCACAAAAAGCGGACTATCAAAAAGAAACTACGGATCAAGAAGAGTCACAGTTTGATATGATTAAAAAACTTGAACTCGATATAGATACACATAAAGAACTTATCAGTTATTGTGAACAGAAAAAAATCATGTTTTTATCAACTCCTTTTGACCATGACAGTATTGAACTTTTAAATAATTTAGGATTAGAAATTTTTAAAATTCCAAGTGGTGAGATAACAAATTTACCATATCTTAGGGATATAGGGAAACTAAATAAAAAAGTCATTCTTTCTACAGGTATGGCAGATATTGGGGAAATTGAAGATGCTTTAGATGTTTTAGTCGCAACTGGTACAACTAAAGATAATATAACAGTTCTTCATGCAAATACTGAGTACCCAACTCCTATGCAGGATGTTAATTTAAAAGCAATGATGACAATTGGTAATACATTTGATATAACTTATGGATATAGCGATCATACACTGGGTATTGAAGTCCCTATCGCAGCAGTTGCTATGGGTGCAATATGTATAGAAAAGCATTTCACTTTAGATAAAACTATGGAAGGTCCCGATCATAAAGCTTCGTTAGAACCGGATGAATTGAAAGAGATGATTAAGACTATTAGAAATATAGAACTTGCTTTAGGTAGTAGCATAAAAAAACCTAGTCAAAGTGAAAGCAAAAATATTGTAATTGCAAGAAAGTCAATAGTTGCTAGTACAGATATTCAAAAAGGTGATATACTCAGTGAAAAAAATATAGTTGTGAAAAGACCTGGGAATGGTATTAGCCCTATGAGATGGGATGAAGTAATTGGTTCAATCGCTCAAAAAAATTATCAAAAAGATGAACTCATATGA
- a CDS encoding nucleotidyltransferase family protein produces MKNIENLKLQTHSTIKEALTIIDHGALQIALVVDENDKLLGTITDGDIRRGLLKGLDLNSSVESIVYTTPTIATLSNTKEEILKLALSKKLHQIPIITAEGKVVGLQEIEELIKPKIKTNKVVLMVGGLGTRLRPLTKDVPKPMLQVGNKPILETIVEKFAEYGYVNIVMCVNYKSHVIQDYFGDGTKFGVNIEYILEERRMGTAGALSLLEEKPTEPFFVMNGDLLTNVNFEHLHDYHISNNGVGTMCVREYDFQVPYGVVNINESKILSIVEKPVHKFFVSAGIYMLSPAVLEYIPENEFFDMPTLFETLISKNKNTVSFPLREYWLDIGRIEEYNKANEEYDEVF; encoded by the coding sequence ATGAAAAATATAGAGAATCTAAAACTACAAACTCATTCTACAATAAAGGAAGCTTTAACTATCATTGACCATGGGGCTTTACAAATAGCACTAGTAGTAGATGAAAATGATAAGTTATTAGGTACTATAACGGATGGTGATATAAGAAGAGGGTTATTAAAAGGATTAGATTTAAATAGTAGTGTAGAATCAATTGTATATACTACACCAACTATAGCTACTCTTAGTAATACTAAAGAAGAAATTTTAAAATTAGCTCTCTCAAAAAAACTGCATCAAATTCCAATAATTACTGCAGAAGGAAAAGTTGTTGGACTTCAGGAAATTGAAGAGCTAATTAAACCAAAGATAAAGACAAATAAAGTTGTTTTAATGGTTGGCGGTTTAGGAACAAGATTGAGACCGCTTACCAAAGATGTACCAAAACCAATGTTGCAAGTTGGGAATAAACCTATTCTCGAGACTATTGTTGAAAAATTTGCAGAGTATGGATATGTAAATATTGTAATGTGTGTAAATTATAAATCTCATGTTATACAGGATTATTTTGGAGATGGAACAAAGTTTGGAGTTAATATTGAGTATATTTTAGAAGAACGAAGAATGGGTACAGCAGGTGCATTAAGTCTTTTAGAAGAAAAACCGACAGAACCATTTTTTGTTATGAATGGCGATTTACTTACAAATGTTAATTTTGAACATCTTCATGATTACCATATATCTAATAATGGAGTAGGGACAATGTGTGTACGTGAATATGATTTTCAAGTGCCATATGGAGTTGTCAATATTAATGAAAGTAAGATATTGTCTATAGTAGAAAAGCCTGTACATAAATTTTTTGTTAGTGCTGGAATCTATATGCTTTCTCCAGCAGTTTTAGAATATATTCCGGAAAATGAATTTTTTGATATGCCAACATTATTTGAAACACTTATTAGTAAAAATAAAAATACGGTTTCTTTTCCTTTGAGAGAATATTGGTTGGATATTGGACGGATTGAAGAGTATAACAAAGCCAACGAAGAATATGATGAGGTATTTTAG
- the gmd gene encoding GDP-mannose 4,6-dehydratase has protein sequence MTEKKVALITGITGQDGSYLSEFLLKKGYIVHGIKRRSSLFNTDRIDHLYEDPHVENRNLILHYGDMTDSMNLTRIIQETQPDEIYNLAAMSHVAVSFETPEYVANADGTGTLRILEAVRLLGLENKTKIYQASTSELYGKVQETPQSETTPFYPRSPYAVAKMYAYWITVNYREAYGMYACNGILFNHESPVRGETFVTRKITRAASKIALNLQDKLYLGNLDAKRDWGHAKDYVKMMWMILQADEPEDWVIATGQTTAVRDFVKFAFAYTGINLRFEGEGIDEKGIIDSFDETKAKASNVDLSHLSIGQEVVAVDPRYFRPTEVDLLLGDPTKAEQKLGWSREYNLQDLVNDMMHSDIKLMTKDQYLKDGGYQIMSYFE, from the coding sequence ATGACAGAGAAAAAAGTAGCATTAATAACAGGGATAACAGGCCAAGATGGTTCATATTTATCTGAATTCCTATTAAAAAAAGGTTATATAGTTCATGGTATAAAAAGAAGAAGTTCTCTATTTAATACAGATAGAATAGATCATCTCTATGAAGATCCACATGTAGAAAATAGAAACTTAATCTTACATTATGGTGATATGACAGATTCTATGAATCTTACTCGTATTATCCAAGAGACACAACCAGATGAAATTTATAACCTTGCTGCAATGAGCCATGTTGCCGTATCATTTGAAACTCCTGAATATGTAGCAAATGCTGATGGTACAGGAACACTTAGAATTTTAGAAGCAGTAAGACTTTTAGGACTGGAAAATAAAACTAAAATTTATCAAGCAAGTACTTCTGAACTTTATGGAAAAGTACAAGAAACTCCTCAAAGTGAAACAACTCCATTTTATCCGAGATCTCCTTATGCAGTAGCTAAGATGTACGCATATTGGATTACCGTAAACTATAGAGAAGCATATGGTATGTATGCATGTAACGGTATCCTTTTTAACCATGAATCTCCTGTACGTGGCGAAACATTCGTTACTAGAAAAATTACTAGGGCTGCTTCAAAAATAGCACTGAATTTACAAGATAAACTTTATTTAGGTAATCTTGATGCAAAAAGAGATTGGGGACATGCAAAAGATTATGTAAAAATGATGTGGATGATTCTTCAAGCTGATGAACCAGAGGATTGGGTAATTGCTACAGGTCAAACTACTGCTGTAAGAGATTTTGTGAAATTTGCTTTTGCTTATACTGGAATTAACTTAAGATTTGAAGGTGAAGGTATAGATGAAAAAGGTATTATAGATTCGTTTGATGAAACAAAAGCCAAAGCATCTAACGTGGATTTATCACATCTTTCAATAGGTCAAGAGGTTGTAGCTGTAGATCCTAGATATTTTAGACCAACAGAAGTTGATTTACTTTTAGGTGATCCGACTAAAGCAGAGCAAAAACTTGGCTGGAGTAGAGAATATAATTTACAAGATTTGGTAAATGATATGATGCACAGTGACATTAAGCTTATGACCAAAGACCAATATCTAAAAGATGGTGGTTATCAAATTATGAGTTACTTTGAATAG
- a CDS encoding Gfo/Idh/MocA family oxidoreductase → MKKVAIIGAGQLGSRHLQGIAQSSIKIDIEVVEPFESSRKRAEERYYEVQNRDNVNSIKFFEAVEELSATLDLVIIATSADVRFKIIDELAKNKKVKNLILEKVLFQKIEEYYQTEKLLDESGIKCWVNHPRRMFPVYKQLKTLLEGSKQVSYNFQGGDWGIGCNALHFIDHLAYLVDSNNIELETKCLDPKIYNSKRSGYIEFNGLLNGKIDNHTFSLYSNSTYSPMILTIVSDKLIANIDEENGKIDLKLRENNWKSESLEEKIVYYQSELSNKIVTDVLVDNNLILPTYSEAMSLHIPFIRSLLEHMNKIENKEHKICPIT, encoded by the coding sequence ATGAAAAAAGTTGCCATCATTGGAGCAGGTCAACTAGGAAGTAGACATTTACAAGGTATAGCACAAAGTAGTATTAAAATTGACATAGAAGTTGTAGAACCATTTGAAAGTTCAAGAAAAAGAGCAGAAGAAAGGTATTATGAAGTACAGAATAGAGATAATGTAAACAGTATCAAATTTTTTGAAGCTGTAGAAGAATTATCTGCTACATTAGATTTAGTAATTATTGCGACTAGTGCTGATGTTAGATTTAAGATTATAGATGAATTAGCAAAAAATAAAAAAGTAAAAAATTTAATTTTAGAAAAAGTTTTGTTTCAAAAGATTGAAGAATACTATCAAACTGAAAAATTATTAGATGAATCAGGTATAAAATGTTGGGTAAATCACCCAAGAAGAATGTTTCCAGTGTATAAACAATTGAAGACTCTTTTAGAAGGTTCGAAACAAGTATCTTATAATTTTCAAGGTGGAGATTGGGGCATAGGCTGTAACGCTTTACATTTTATAGACCATTTGGCATATCTTGTAGATTCAAATAATATTGAATTAGAAACAAAATGTCTTGATCCTAAAATATATAATTCAAAGCGATCAGGATATATAGAGTTTAATGGATTGTTAAATGGAAAAATAGATAACCATACATTTTCATTGTATTCAAATTCTACATATAGCCCTATGATACTTACAATAGTTTCAGATAAACTCATAGCAAATATAGATGAAGAAAATGGGAAAATTGACTTGAAGTTAAGAGAAAACAATTGGAAGTCAGAGTCATTAGAAGAAAAAATTGTTTACTATCAAAGTGAACTTTCAAATAAGATTGTTACTGATGTTTTAGTAGATAATAACTTGATATTACCTACATATAGTGAAGCTATGAGCTTACACATTCCTTTTATTCGTTCATTATTAGAGCATATGAATAAGATTGAAAACAAAGAACATAAAATTTGTCCGATAACGTAA
- a CDS encoding LegC family aminotransferase: MQKVVEYIQKIYNTTEFIPLHEPRFIGNEKAYLNQCIDSTFVSSVGQYVDTLEQEFAKYTGSKYAVATVNGTSALHISLLLAEVKQDDEVITQPLTFIATCNAISYIGAKPVFVDVDLDTMGLSPKSLKNFLENNCKLINQQCINKTTNKVIRACVPMHTFGHPCKIAEIKEICDNWNIALVEDAAESLGSYYKGRHTGTFGKLGAFSFNGNKIITSGGGGIIVTDDEVLARKAKHLTTTAKVPHLYEYVHDEIAYNYRMPNINAALLVAQMENLEKFLQSKRELADIYKDFFATLQMKFVMEPIESCSNYWLQAILFDNLEQRNQFLEYTNKNGVMTRPIWKLMNELEMFKYCQTENLENAKYLEDRIVNIPSSVRI, translated from the coding sequence ATGCAAAAAGTTGTTGAATATATACAAAAAATTTATAATACGACAGAGTTTATACCTTTGCATGAACCAAGATTTATAGGAAATGAAAAAGCATACCTAAATCAATGTATAGACTCGACTTTTGTTTCTAGTGTTGGGCAATATGTAGATACATTAGAACAAGAATTTGCAAAATATACAGGAAGTAAATATGCTGTAGCAACTGTAAATGGAACTTCTGCTTTGCATATATCGCTTTTACTGGCAGAAGTAAAACAAGATGATGAAGTGATTACGCAACCTCTTACTTTTATAGCTACTTGTAATGCTATTTCTTATATTGGTGCAAAGCCTGTTTTTGTAGATGTTGATTTAGATACGATGGGATTATCACCAAAATCTTTAAAAAATTTTTTAGAAAATAATTGTAAATTAATTAACCAGCAATGTATCAACAAAACTACGAATAAAGTAATTAGAGCATGTGTACCAATGCATACATTTGGCCATCCGTGTAAAATAGCAGAAATTAAAGAGATATGTGACAATTGGAATATAGCCTTAGTAGAAGATGCAGCAGAAAGTTTAGGTTCTTATTATAAGGGACGGCATACGGGTACATTCGGTAAATTAGGTGCATTTAGTTTTAATGGGAATAAAATCATCACTTCTGGGGGAGGTGGAATTATAGTGACAGATGATGAAGTTTTAGCAAGGAAAGCAAAGCATTTGACCACTACTGCAAAAGTACCACATCTATATGAATATGTACATGATGAAATAGCTTATAATTACAGAATGCCAAATATAAATGCAGCTCTTTTAGTTGCTCAGATGGAAAATCTTGAAAAATTTTTGCAATCAAAAAGAGAATTGGCCGATATATATAAAGACTTTTTTGCAACTTTACAGATGAAGTTTGTAATGGAGCCTATTGAATCATGTTCAAATTATTGGCTTCAAGCAATTTTATTTGATAATTTAGAGCAGAGAAATCAGTTTCTGGAATATACCAATAAAAATGGTGTAATGACAAGACCTATTTGGAAACTGATGAATGAACTTGAAATGTTTAAATATTGTCAAACAGAGAATCTTGAAAATGCAAAATATTTAGAAGACAGAATAGTTAATATTCCTAGTTCGGTAAGAATATGA
- the neuC gene encoding UDP-N-acetylglucosamine 2-epimerase: protein MKRKICVVTGTRAEYGLLYWLMKTVEADPELELQLIVTGMHLSPEFGLTYKEIEEEFNINKKVEILLSSDTAVGISKSMGLAQISFSEVYEDLKPDVVVLLGDRYEIFSAASSAMISRIPIAHLHGGEVTEGAFDEAIRHSITKMSHLHFTATEEYKNRVIQLGENPENVFNVGGMGIENIKRLKLLSKKEFENSINFQLNKRNILVTFHPVTLENETAKEQFQELLDAIDELNDTNIIFTKANSDTDGRIINAMIDEYVLKNSKNSIAFTSMGQLRYLSALQYVDAAVGNSSSGLLEVPSFQKGTINIGDRQKGRIKAKSIIDCKPTKQDILHAISKLYSDKFQKSLSTVKNPYGEGMASKTIVEVLKTNNLKELLKKSFFDLEY from the coding sequence ATGAAAAGAAAGATTTGTGTAGTAACCGGTACTAGAGCAGAATATGGACTTCTTTATTGGCTTATGAAAACTGTAGAAGCAGATCCTGAATTAGAACTGCAATTAATAGTTACAGGTATGCATCTGAGTCCTGAATTTGGCTTAACATATAAAGAGATAGAAGAAGAATTTAACATTAATAAAAAAGTTGAAATACTTTTGTCATCGGATACAGCTGTAGGTATTTCAAAATCAATGGGTCTAGCACAAATTTCATTTTCTGAAGTATATGAAGATTTAAAACCGGATGTTGTCGTTCTTCTAGGAGATAGATATGAGATCTTCAGCGCTGCTAGTTCTGCCATGATATCACGAATTCCTATTGCACATCTTCATGGCGGTGAAGTTACAGAAGGAGCTTTTGATGAAGCGATAAGACATAGTATTACAAAAATGAGCCATTTACATTTTACTGCAACTGAAGAATATAAAAACAGAGTTATTCAGTTGGGAGAAAATCCTGAGAATGTATTTAATGTTGGTGGTATGGGAATAGAGAATATTAAAAGACTGAAACTATTATCGAAAAAAGAATTTGAAAATTCAATAAACTTTCAATTGAACAAACGAAATATTTTAGTCACATTTCATCCTGTCACTTTGGAAAATGAAACAGCAAAGGAACAATTTCAAGAATTATTAGATGCAATAGATGAATTGAATGATACAAATATTATTTTTACTAAAGCAAATAGTGATACTGATGGCAGAATTATTAATGCAATGATTGATGAATATGTATTAAAAAATTCTAAAAATTCTATAGCATTTACTTCTATGGGGCAATTAAGATATTTAAGTGCTTTACAGTATGTGGATGCAGCTGTCGGTAACAGTTCGAGCGGTCTTTTAGAAGTTCCAAGTTTTCAAAAAGGGACTATTAATATTGGTGATCGGCAAAAAGGGCGTATCAAGGCAAAAAGTATTATTGATTGTAAACCAACAAAGCAAGATATTTTGCACGCTATTTCTAAATTATATAGTGATAAATTTCAGAAATCTTTATCTACTGTTAAAAATCCATATGGAGAAGGTATGGCTAGTAAAACAATAGTAGAAGTTTTGAAGACAAATAACTTAAAAGAATTATTAAAAAAATCATTTTTTGACTTGGAATATTAA
- a CDS encoding GDP-L-fucose synthase: MQKDSKIYVAGHKGLVGSAIVKNLHSKGYTNVIYRTHCELDLTNQQAVAEFFESEKPEYVILAAAKVGGIVANNTYRADFIYENLVIQNNVIHQSYLHKVQKLLFLGSTCIYPKEAPQPMPEDCLLTSPLEYTNEPYAIAKIAGIKMCESYNLQYGTNFISVMPTNLYGPNDNFDLEKSHVLPALIRKIYLAKLLYEGKIEEVLKDLQFSTIEEAKEYLSKYGVNENSVEIWGTGKPRREFLYSEDMADACVFLLENRDFTDTYNTEDKEIRNTHINIGTGLDISIKELAQLIQRIIGFQGKLYFNTDKPDGTMIKLTDPTKLHNLGWKHKVELEDGIKTMYEWYLNINGV; this comes from the coding sequence ATCCAAAAAGATTCAAAAATATATGTAGCTGGTCATAAAGGATTAGTAGGCTCTGCGATAGTCAAAAACCTGCATTCTAAAGGCTATACAAATGTAATTTATAGAACGCATTGTGAACTGGATCTCACTAACCAACAAGCTGTAGCAGAGTTTTTTGAAAGTGAAAAACCAGAATATGTAATACTTGCTGCTGCAAAGGTTGGAGGTATAGTAGCCAATAATACATATAGAGCAGACTTTATATATGAGAATCTTGTTATTCAGAATAATGTGATTCATCAGTCATATTTACATAAAGTGCAAAAATTACTATTTTTAGGAAGTACTTGTATCTATCCTAAAGAAGCTCCACAACCGATGCCAGAAGATTGTTTATTAACTTCACCATTAGAGTATACAAATGAACCATATGCTATAGCTAAAATAGCAGGTATCAAAATGTGTGAATCATATAATCTTCAATATGGTACCAATTTTATATCTGTAATGCCCACAAATCTTTATGGACCAAACGATAACTTTGATCTTGAGAAGTCACATGTTCTTCCGGCTCTTATTAGAAAGATATATTTAGCAAAACTTCTTTATGAAGGTAAAATAGAAGAAGTTCTAAAAGACTTACAGTTTTCAACTATTGAAGAAGCTAAAGAATACCTTTCTAAATATGGTGTGAATGAAAACAGCGTAGAGATCTGGGGTACAGGAAAACCAAGACGAGAATTTCTCTACTCAGAAGATATGGCAGATGCTTGTGTATTTTTACTTGAAAATAGGGATTTTACAGATACTTACAATACTGAAGACAAAGAAATTAGAAATACACATATTAATATAGGAACAGGTTTAGATATTAGTATTAAAGAATTAGCTCAACTTATTCAAAGAATTATTGGCTTTCAAGGTAAGCTGTATTTTAATACAGATAAACCAGATGGAACTATGATTAAGCTTACAGATCCAACTAAATTACATAATCTTGGATGGAAGCATAAGGTTGAGCTTGAAGATGGGATTAAAACTATGTATGAGTGGTATTTAAATATAAATGGGGTTTAA
- a CDS encoding UDP-N-acetylglucosamine 4,6-dehydratase, with translation MSKILNLIGRTKELFVNDINNNQIELAKIVSESSFLVLGGAGSIGQAVTKEIFKRNPKKLHVVDISENNMVELVRDVRSSFGYIDGEFATFALDIGSMEYDAFIKNDGQYDYILNLSALKHVRSEKDPFTLMRMIDTNIFNTDKTLQQAINNKTKKYFCVSTDKAANPVNMMGASKRIMEMFVMKKSKQIDVSMARFANVAFSDGSLLHGFNQRIQKQQPIVAPNDIKRYFVTPQESGELCLMSCIFGENRDIFFPKLSENLHLITFSEIAIKYLKNLGYEPYLCKDENEARELTKTLPSQGKWPCLFTPSDTTGEKDFEEFFTDKEVLDMDRFENLGIIKNEAIYDEAKLNSFEKVINNFKTQLSWSKDDIVKEFFKLIPDFGHKETGKYLDGKM, from the coding sequence GTGTCAAAAATATTAAACTTAATTGGACGGACTAAAGAACTTTTTGTAAATGATATTAACAATAATCAAATAGAATTGGCAAAAATTGTTTCAGAATCATCATTCTTAGTTTTAGGTGGAGCAGGTTCTATTGGACAGGCCGTTACAAAAGAAATTTTTAAAAGAAATCCTAAAAAATTACATGTAGTAGATATTTCAGAAAATAATATGGTTGAATTAGTAAGGGATGTCAGAAGTAGTTTTGGATATATTGACGGGGAATTTGCTACTTTTGCTCTTGATATAGGGAGTATGGAATATGACGCTTTTATAAAAAATGATGGTCAATATGATTATATCTTAAACCTTTCCGCTTTAAAGCATGTTAGAAGTGAAAAAGACCCTTTCACTTTAATGAGAATGATTGATACAAACATTTTTAATACTGATAAAACTCTACAACAGGCAATTAATAACAAAACTAAAAAATATTTTTGTGTAAGTACGGATAAAGCAGCTAATCCTGTAAACATGATGGGTGCTAGTAAAAGAATTATGGAAATGTTTGTTATGAAAAAATCAAAACAAATAGATGTTTCAATGGCTCGCTTTGCAAATGTAGCTTTTAGTGATGGTTCTCTTTTACACGGCTTTAACCAAAGAATACAAAAACAACAGCCTATAGTTGCTCCAAATGATATCAAAAGATATTTTGTTACACCTCAAGAAAGTGGTGAACTTTGTCTAATGTCTTGTATTTTTGGTGAAAACAGAGATATATTTTTTCCTAAATTAAGTGAAAATTTACACCTTATCACATTTTCTGAAATTGCCATAAAATATTTAAAAAACTTGGGTTATGAGCCATATTTATGCAAAGATGAAAATGAAGCGAGAGAGTTAACTAAAACTTTACCATCTCAAGGTAAATGGCCATGCCTCTTTACTCCGAGTGACACAACTGGTGAAAAAGATTTTGAAGAGTTTTTTACTGATAAAGAAGTTTTAGATATGGATAGATTTGAAAATCTTGGTATCATAAAAAACGAAGCAATTTATGATGAAGCTAAACTAAATAGTTTTGAAAAAGTTATTAATAACTTTAAAACTCAACTTTCATGGTCTAAGGATGATATTGTAAAAGAGTTTTTTAAACTTATTCCAGACTTTGGACACAAAGAAACAGGTAAATATTTAGATGGAAAAATGTAA